In a genomic window of Amblyomma americanum isolate KBUSLIRL-KWMA chromosome 4, ASM5285725v1, whole genome shotgun sequence:
- the LOC144130363 gene encoding uncharacterized protein LOC144130363 isoform X1 yields the protein MPCAFQDLVFLLQEHVVLVFKILQLHYDDPHKVRFEDRRRRHLNRRLTATMKRLSGVHVLNHEHRFLDASGEPMLSLFAADRGIDQMSKIIVAALVKIYGPGIASASRARPGEVYVVHRCRRCGAKGHKTDHCGPTAHRAATPLQVAVEVLLQTALFRATSLFPGRSRASRFVPVFPLCRNRRQTSKSRGVS from the exons atgccttgcgcattccaggacctcgttttcctgctgcaggagcacgtcgtgctggtgttcaaaattttgcaactccattacgacgacccacataaggtgcggtttgaggaccgccggcgtcgccatctgaaccgccgtctgacagccacgatgaagcgcttgtctggcgtgcacgttctcaatcacgag catcgtttcctggatgcttctggcgagccgatgctgtccttgtttgccgcagaccggggcatcgaccagatgtcaaagattatcgtcgcggccctcgtcaagatctacggaccagggatagcgtcggcttcaagggcaagaccaggagaggtgtacgtcgtgcaccggtgtcgtcggtgcggagccaaagggcacaagacggaccactgtgggcctactgctcaccgcgccgccacgccgctgcaggtcgcggttgaagtgctcctgcaaacggccctctttagggccacctcattgtttcctggcagatcgcgagcgtcccgtttcgtgcccgtattccctctctgtcgaaatcgacgccagacatcaaaatcgcgcggtgtgagctag
- the LOC144130363 gene encoding uncharacterized protein LOC144130363 isoform X2 gives MKRLSGVHVLNHEHRFLDASGEPMLSLFAADRGIDQMSKIIVAALVKIYGPGIASASRARPGEVYVVHRCRRCGAKGHKTDHCGPTAHRAATPLQVAVEVLLQTALFRATSLFPGRSRASRFVPVFPLCRNRRQTSKSRGVS, from the exons atgaagcgcttgtctggcgtgcacgttctcaatcacgag catcgtttcctggatgcttctggcgagccgatgctgtccttgtttgccgcagaccggggcatcgaccagatgtcaaagattatcgtcgcggccctcgtcaagatctacggaccagggatagcgtcggcttcaagggcaagaccaggagaggtgtacgtcgtgcaccggtgtcgtcggtgcggagccaaagggcacaagacggaccactgtgggcctactgctcaccgcgccgccacgccgctgcaggtcgcggttgaagtgctcctgcaaacggccctctttagggccacctcattgtttcctggcagatcgcgagcgtcccgtttcgtgcccgtattccctctctgtcgaaatcgacgccagacatcaaaatcgcgcggtgtgagctag